A stretch of DNA from Pongo pygmaeus isolate AG05252 chromosome 3, NHGRI_mPonPyg2-v2.0_pri, whole genome shotgun sequence:
ggcagaaggcataagggcaagagagaatgtgtgtgtgtgcaaaagaGATACAGGGAGGGAAGAGGCTGAACTCATTATTTTATCAGGAATCCATTCccgataactaacccactcccacagTAAGGGCATTAGTCCATTTATGAGAGCAGAACCTTCATGGCCTAATTAAAGGTCCCACCTTTCAACACTATTACATTGGGGATTATtcacacatgaactttgggggacatatTTAAACCATAGCGGTAGTCTTATTTGGCACTTCTCATCTCACTTAGAACCAGTTCACAGTAATGAATATTCAATAGATGTTAAGATGTTTTCCCTACGCTTTCTATTTTCCCagtcaaaaaaaaagttcaatttatTGGTGTCCCACTCTGAGTAATTTGGGGACCCTTTGATCTTTACATTTCCATATGTTACtaaacttcctttctcttttagTGATTTGTTGTGGTAACCAGGTTGTtgggtatttttgttttccttgccttcaaccaattttaatttttttttttttgagacgcagtttcactcttttgcccaggttggagtgcaatggcacaatcttggctcaccacaatctccgcctcctgagttcaagcaattctcctgcctcagcctcccgagtagctgggattacaggcatgtgccaccacgcccggctaatttcgtatttttagtagaggcggggtttctccatgttggtcgggctggtctcgaactcctggcctgaggtgatcctcccacctcggccttccaaagtgctggtattacaggcatgaaccactgtgcccggccaaccaattttaattctttaacttaaaaaaaactgtatGGTCATATAATTCAAGCATCAAAAAGTATAAACAGATACATATAGTGAAAAGATTTCTACCCTATCTGTGCTTAGGTCCAATCCCCATCAACAAATAACAACCTATATTGTTTAGTGTTTCAGGGAATTGTTGGTCTATGTGCaaaccaataaaaatatgaacttttttaatctttttattttgttgagacagggtctggctctgttgccttctacctcagcctcctgagtagctgggattataggtatgcaccaccacacctggctaatttttgtattttttgtagagatgggatttcacaatgttgcccaggcttgtttcaaactcctgggctaaagcaatctgcctgcctcagcctcccagagtgctgggattacaggtatgagccactgtgcccagcctcacttCCTTTTTTTATGGACTATACAAAGTGTtgccttattattttttactgcTGTATAATAGTCTATTATGTGAATGGATGTACCATAATTAATCAGTACCCTGTTGATAGATGTTTATGTTGTTTCACATCCTTCGCTAttaataaacagtgctgcagtgagtaACTTTGTACATTCATGTTATATAAgtgtaaattcctagaaatatgaTTGCTGAGTCAAGGGTATAGTAATGTAGTTAGATTTTGTCTAATTCTAGTTATGTCAGTTTACATCACCAGCAGGAATGTGTCTTCATAAGTTCTCAAATTCAGTGTGTTATCAaacttgagtttttattttttgtcaactGGCACTGGAAAATGGCATAGTTTTAATTAACTTAAGCATGAGGGAAATTGAGCAAGTTTTTATAAGTTTAAGAGcagtttggctgggcacggtggctcacacatgtaatcccagcactttgggaggccgaggtgggcagatcatgaggtcagattgagaccatcctggccaacaaggtgaaaccccatctctattaaaaatacaaaaaattggccaggcatggtggctcatgcctgtgatcccagcactttgagaggcctaggctggcagatcacctgaggtcaggagttcgagaccagcctggccaacatggtgaaaccccgtctctacttaaaatacaaaaattagccgggcatggtggcaggcacctgtaatcccagctacccgggaggctgaggcggagaattgcttgaacccaggaggcagaggttgcagtgagccaagatcatgccattgcactccaacctggaggacaagagcgagacttcttctgaaaaaaaaaaaaaaaaattagccaggcatggtggcatgcacctgtagtcccagctactcaggaggctgaggcaggagaattgcttgaacccaaaagggtgaagttgcagtgagctgaaatcgtgccattgcactccagcctgggtgacagagtaagactccacctcaaaaaaaaaaaaagagcagtttgtgttttgttttctgttacctTTATGTGtatatcctttgctcattttggGGGTtctgggcttttaaaaaattattcaattctAGCTCTTAATAAATTAAAGTGATTTGCCATTTGTAATATgagttgcaaatatattttcccaggctgtcatttttttcttttgactttggtTTTAGCATAtaacaaagtttatttttacttaaattctATTGTACAGTCATGTTCTGCATAACAATGCTTCAGTCACATATATAAGGTGGTCCAAAAGAttgtaataccatatttttactatatcttttctttttcttttttttgagatggagtcttgctctgtcacccaggctggagtgcagtggcacagtctctactcattgtaacctccacctcctgggttcaaatgattctcctgcctcagcctcccaagtagctgggattacaggtgcccaccaccacatctggctaatttttatattttagtagagacagagtttcaccatgttggccaggctagtcttgaactcctgacctcaagtgatcaacccacccttggcctcccaaagggcagggattacaagcatgagccactgtgcctggcctactgcaccttttctatgattagatacacaaatacttacaattgtgttacaattgcctacagtattaagtacagtaacatgttgtacaggttAGTAACCTAGAAACAATAGATTATACCATATAGCTTAGGTGTGTAGTCAGCTATACCGTCTAGATTTATGTAAATAcactgtgatgttcacacaacaatgaaaccacctaatgatgcatttctcagaacatatcccatcattaagcaacacatAACTGTATTTACAAGTCCTTAAACTTAGAATATAGTTTTGAGACTTTAATaggcaatatttctttttttcttgattttttttttttttttttttttttttgagacggagtctcactctgtcacccaggctgaagtgcagtggcacgatatcaggtcactgcaaccaccgcctcccagatttaagcgattctcctgcctcagcctctcgagtagctgggataacaggcacacatcaccatgcccggctaatttttgtatttttagtagagacagggtttcgccatgttggccaggatggtgttgatctcctgacctcatgatccgcctgcttcagctccccaaagtgctggtattacaggcgtgagccaccgcacccggccagtaatTTAAAATTCTGGTTAGTTCAACCAGAGAAAGGGATTTGGAGGAGCTGGTGTCCTCCTGTCCTTGAATTTGCATTACTCAGTTGTAAGACTTTTAGAAGTTCAAAGGTTAAGGCAGATCATGGATTTTAAAACTttggctataaaaaaaaaaaatgatgcaggCTAAATGATACCCTTTACTGTTTAGTAGGAAACAGCAATAAAGTGTAAGTCATTTATCTTAGTCCTGAGTTAAATTTTAAtacatctttgttttttaaaaaaagttatggtaaatatatacaacataaaatttactatcataaccatttttgagtgtatagttcagtggcattaagtatatacatgttgtgcaaccatcaccaccatctatctccaaaacatttttatcttctCAAACTGAAACTTACCCATTGAACAAAACTACTCATTCCTCCTTTCTCCCAGTCTCTGGCAACTGCCATTCTCTTTCCATCGCTATGAATTTTACTACTAAGAGAcctcatacaagtggaatcatacagtatttgtccttttgtgtctggcttattcacttaagataatgtcttcagtgttcatccatgttgtagcatgtgtcagaatttcattccttttaagactgaataatgtTTAATTGtttgaatataccacattttatttatccatttattcattgatggacatttgtcttttttctctttttttttgacaaagctgTTAATAAAAccctattttatattaaataatgttttctttcctttcatatgTTCAGACAGATTCTTTCAAAATGGGACAAGAGTTTGTGAAACACTTCAGTAGCAGTGCAGACAAGCTAACTAACCTTAATCTGGTTTCCAGAACTTTAAATTTAGACATATCAAACCAAGTAGTATCCCAAAAACCTGCTGACTGCCATAATTCTAGTAAAACATCTGTCAGTGCGACATCAGAAGGACTCTTATTGCAAGATACCTCTAAGATGAAGTGCTTCAATCAAACACTTTCAACCAACAAAAGTAGTTATACAAGTCGCAACGCTCAGTCATACCACCTGCTTAgtaaagaacaaagaagaaacagTCTTCGGAAAGAATCtttaatatttatgaaaggagtCATGGATGAATGTACTCACGTAGCAAATTTCTCAGgtactaatttttatatgaaattgaGAATATTTGCTGAtgtgtaaatatttgtgaaatattttaaaggatgctttataagataattttatattttcaagagtATATTTTTTGTTGGCTCCAGAATATGTTTGCAAAGATAAGTTGGTTACTTAAATGCATCATATTCTATCTATGAAAATTTAAGATTATCTTATTCATTAAAAAACACACTggacagccgggtgtggtggctcatgcctgtaatcccagcattttgggaggctgaggcaggtggattgcttgagcccaggagttcaagactggcctgggtaacatggtaaaaccctgtctctaccaaaaaaaaatacaaaaaagtagtcatgtgtggtgttgcatgcctgtagttccagctacttgggaggctgaagtggaaggatcacttcagcccaaggagatggaggttgcagtgagccaagatcacaccactgcactccatcctgggtgacagcaagactcacacacacactcacacacacacacacacacactctcacacactctggagctggacacagtggctcatgcctataatcctagcactttgggaggctgtggtgggaggacctcttgagcccaggagtttgacaccagcccgggcaacatagtgagaccctgtgcctataaaaaatgtaaaaattagctgggtggccgggcccagtggctcacgcctgtaatcccaagcgtGGAGATGAGTAAGGTAGCATATTAtagttgatttttaatttaatcaaaAATGTTTAGTTTGACTAATGTTTTATTTACTGCATTGTgtggtgtttttttattttctaatgtgtatatgttgaatttttaaaaatcctatacCTAGTCCCAGTTGATCCAAGCCTCATTATAGTGGTTCAAGCCAAAGAAGATGCCTATATTCCACGAACAGGAGTTCGAAGTTTACAAGAAATTTGGCCTGGTTGTGAAATCCGATACTTAGAAGGGGGTCATATTAGTGCTTATCTTTTTAAACAAGGACTCTTCAGGTAAGATGGCTGGTCTAAACaggtatttgttcatttgttgtttgttttctggatttttttgcTTCAACAAATATAAAAGATCAGATATTTTTATAGTCTGTTTCAATCTTTGAATTCCCTTCTCACCTCCCACAAATCTCACATTGAGTTACTTTTCCCTCTTTCCTAGAatttcatcttattttcttctagaGAACTAAGCATGATGCATATCATAGGCATGCTTTATCGTGTGGCTTTCCCCTCTTCAAATATTAATGGCCAGGTATTTTAGGATGTGAGAAGGAAGATCATGGCTTGTTAAAGTTGCTTTGGTGCATCAAGAGTTTTTTCACTCTGTTCTGATGTTTTTTCAGAATGGCCTGAACATCTGTGGAATAATTTAGCAATGCTTTTCAGTTAGCAAGTGAATATTGAACCTTAAATAAGAAGTGCTTTTAATGTTAACAACCTTATATGACTCCACTATTTTAGTTAGAACTTATAAAAAACTTTtatactggctgggcgcggtggctcacgcctgtaatcccagcactttgggaggcggaggcggaggcggatgtatcacgaggtcaggagatcaaggccatcctggctaacacggtaaaaccccatctctagtaaaaatacaaaaaaaaaaaaaagtagccgggcgtaggtggtgcatgcctgtagtcccagctacttgggagactgaggcaggagaatggcataaaacccgggaggcagagcttgcagtgagccaagatcgtgccactgcacttcagcctgggaggcagagcaagactccgtctcaaaaaaaaaaaaaatttttatgctAAAACTGTAATTTTCTGGTATTCTGCATTATTGGAACATATTCCTCATGTTATTattaatggttaaataaattgatTCACATAAATGGTTACATCAGTGCCCTGTATATAAGTGTTAAAAAAAACTGCCAACTGGATAGCTATATAATAGAAGAATTGTATGTGATATGTTTGACATGTTTTAGCTCTTGTTAACGtaggaaataatttttctgtgttgTTACTTATCTAGCCCAACTTATAAATGTCACCCTTTTGAGAAATAAACCAATTCTTCAAGTCTGTCATGTCTTGAAGGATATAGTAAACCTTTTTATAGTATGATCTTTTAAGAAGTATTCATGCAGCATTTGAGTCCCTATTGGTGAGTGAGCAGACTATCCAATACTCATTGGCCCTCTGgcacaacaaaattaaaacaaataaacaaaaatccgTGACTACCTAGGGTTGCTAGGATTGCTTAAGAAGAGTCTAAAGTTCTGTTATACATGTGAATGCAGAGGACCCACATGTTTGCATTAGTAAATTAGTATCAAATTTCTTTCACTCTTTTGTGTATCTTAGTGGGAGTATAGCTAAGACGTATTAGGAAGAGTAGATTTATAATCAAAGTCAAATATAAAAACTCAAAAGTGCTATTATGAAGGCTTCATTTGAGAGagataaatgttaactattatcaTGTGCCAGATGCTAGGGCAATTGCTCTGTTATTATCCCCTTTACACAGAATAAAGGGAACaaaaaagattaagtaacttgctcaagtgGAGTCACTACTAAGCTATTTGACCTCTTCCATTCCCCCTCAGTCACTTCAAAACTTAACAGAGTTTAGATGACATTGGAatagtagaatttttaaaaattcagtctttTCACAcaccaaacataaaaataaaagaagctgccaggcgcggtggctcacatctgtaatcccagcacttcgggaggccaaggcgggtggatcacgacgtcaggagttcgagcccagcctggccaatatggtgaaaccccgtctctactaaaaatacaaaaattagccgggtgtggtgggtgcacgcctatagtcccagctacttaggaggctgaggcaggagaaccgcttgaacctgggaggtggaggttgcagtga
This window harbors:
- the ABHD18 gene encoding protein ABHD18 isoform X1, whose amino-acid sequence is MHHHTWLIFVCLVEMGFHHVGQAGLELLTSSDPPTLASQSAGIIGVSHRAQPTFSFLRRSSLKNVSDLFVMGGALVLESAALLHWLEREGYGPLGMTGISMGGHMASLAVSNWPKPMPLIPCLSWSTASGVFTTTDSFKMGQEFVKHFSSSADKLTNLNLVSRTLNLDISNQVVSQKPADCHNSSKTSVSATSEGLLLQDTSKMKCFNQTLSTNKSSYTSRNAQSYHLLSKEQRRNSLRKESLIFMKGVMDECTHVANFSVPVDPSLIIVVQAKEDAYIPRTGVRSLQEIWPGCEIRYLEGGHISAYLFKQGLFRQAIYDAFDRFLHKYAN
- the ABHD18 gene encoding protein ABHD18 isoform X2 encodes the protein MGGALVLESAALLHWLEREGYGPLGMTGISMGGHMASLAVSNWPKPMPLIPCLSWSTASGVFTTGVLSKSINWRELEKQYYTQTVYEEEIIHLLEYCGTDSFKMGQEFVKHFSSSADKLTNLNLVSRTLNLDISNQVVSQKPADCHNSSKTSVSATSEGLLLQDTSKMKCFNQTLSTNKSSYTSRNAQSYHLLSKEQRRNSLRKESLIFMKGVMDECTHVANFSVPVDPSLIIVVQAKEDAYIPRTGVRSLQEIWPGCEIRYLEGGHISAYLFKQGLFRQAIYDAFDRFLHKYAN